One genomic window of Antricoccus suffuscus includes the following:
- a CDS encoding GNAT family N-acetyltransferase encodes MSHHDSAQLPHGTDPRVRQVADQDLDAIITLVRGLAIYEKAEHEALMTTEQLRAALFADDPAVFGLVASESPNDHVVGFALYFLNFSTWRGVHGIYLEDLFVEEAHRGTGLGKALLQTLAKIAEDRGYARVEWSVLKWNTPSIDFYRSIGAVAMTDWDTMRLTDQALTDFAADRGQLP; translated from the coding sequence ATGAGCCACCACGATTCCGCGCAGCTCCCCCACGGCACCGACCCGCGCGTGCGACAAGTCGCCGATCAGGATCTCGACGCCATCATCACCCTCGTGCGCGGGCTCGCGATCTACGAGAAGGCCGAACACGAGGCGCTGATGACCACCGAGCAGCTCCGGGCGGCGCTGTTTGCCGACGACCCCGCCGTGTTCGGTCTGGTGGCGAGCGAGTCGCCCAACGATCACGTCGTCGGCTTCGCGCTGTACTTCCTCAACTTCTCAACGTGGCGCGGCGTACACGGCATCTACCTCGAAGATCTCTTTGTTGAGGAGGCACATCGGGGCACCGGACTCGGTAAAGCGCTGCTCCAGACGCTCGCAAAGATCGCCGAGGACCGCGGCTACGCCCGAGTCGAGTGGTCGGTCCTGAAATGGAACACGCCCTCGATCGACTTCTACCGCTCGATAGGTGCGGTCGCGATGACAGACTGGGACACCATGCGCCTGACCGACCAAGCCCTGACCGACTTCGCCGCCGACCGCGGGCAATTGCCCTAG
- a CDS encoding histidine phosphatase family protein, with protein sequence MTRPVASTDAIDAKAPTSTEVGAFVIVRHGQTEWSASGRHTGVTDIPLTPEGERQAASLRGALTQFDFGYTSASPRRRAWRTADLAGIADPQIDPDLAEWDYGTYEGMTREEIRRARPDWTIWTGTPVGGESAEEVEARARRVIERLLPTLRAGKDAIVFTHGHFSRVLATVWLALPTTAGVHLLLDPATVSILTEDRGDRVVARWNSPSAEARAATD encoded by the coding sequence GTGACTCGGCCGGTCGCGTCCACGGACGCAATTGATGCCAAGGCGCCGACCTCAACCGAGGTCGGCGCCTTTGTCATCGTGCGGCACGGTCAGACTGAATGGTCCGCCTCCGGCCGCCATACCGGCGTGACCGACATCCCGCTCACGCCCGAGGGGGAACGTCAGGCCGCGTCCCTCCGTGGCGCGCTCACTCAGTTCGACTTCGGCTACACCAGCGCAAGCCCGCGACGGCGCGCCTGGCGCACGGCCGATCTTGCCGGCATCGCCGATCCGCAGATCGACCCCGATCTTGCCGAATGGGACTACGGCACTTACGAGGGCATGACGCGCGAGGAGATCCGGCGTGCCCGCCCCGACTGGACCATCTGGACCGGCACTCCCGTCGGCGGCGAGAGCGCCGAGGAGGTCGAGGCCCGCGCTCGCCGCGTCATCGAGCGACTATTGCCCACCTTGCGCGCCGGTAAGGACGCCATCGTCTTCACGCATGGGCACTTCAGCCGGGTACTCGCCACCGTCTGGCTGGCGCTACCCACCACGGCCGGCGTACATCTTCTGCTCGACCCAGCCACCGTGAGCATCCTCACCGAGGATCGCGGCGATCGAGTCGTCGCCCGCTGGAACAGCCCATCCGCAGAGGCCCGCGCCGCCACCGACTGA
- the sodN gene encoding superoxide dismutase, Ni, with protein sequence MRFSLRPKVIAHAHCDLPCGVYDPAQARIEAESVKAVQQKYQDNDDPEFRTRAILIKEQRSELVKHHLWVLWTDYFKPEHLEKHPQIHDLFWKATKAAGAGGAKGSMDPAKGQELLDLIDQIAEIFWETKKA encoded by the coding sequence ATGCGCTTCTCGTTACGCCCCAAGGTCATTGCCCACGCCCACTGCGATCTTCCTTGCGGTGTCTACGATCCGGCCCAGGCACGCATCGAAGCTGAGTCCGTCAAGGCGGTCCAGCAGAAGTACCAGGACAACGACGATCCCGAGTTTCGCACCCGCGCGATCCTGATCAAGGAACAGCGTTCCGAGCTCGTCAAGCATCACCTGTGGGTGCTGTGGACCGACTACTTTAAGCCCGAGCACCTCGAGAAGCACCCCCAGATCCACGACCTGTTCTGGAAGGCCACCAAGGCTGCCGGGGCCGGTGGCGCCAAGGGATCGATGGACCCGGCCAAGGGCCAGGAGTTGCTCGACCTGATCGACCAGATCGCGGAAATCTTCTGGGAGACCAAGAAGGCGTGA
- a CDS encoding WhiB family transcriptional regulator, protein MDWRHRAICRDEDPELFFPIGNTGPALMQIEDAKSVCRRCPVTSQCLSWALDSGQDSGVWGGLSEDERRALKRRRARAARSA, encoded by the coding sequence ATGGATTGGCGTCACCGCGCGATCTGTCGAGACGAGGACCCGGAGCTGTTCTTCCCGATCGGCAATACCGGCCCAGCGCTGATGCAGATCGAAGACGCGAAATCCGTGTGCCGCCGCTGCCCTGTCACTTCACAATGCCTCTCGTGGGCGTTGGACAGTGGCCAGGACTCCGGCGTATGGGGCGGCTTAAGCGAAGACGAGCGGCGCGCACTCAAGCGTCGCCGCGCGCGGGCTGCTCGCTCGGCGTAA
- a CDS encoding diacylglycerol/lipid kinase family protein, translating to MRALLLSNPKATATSGRVREVITSALAADLKLDIVHTTHRGHAIELGTQATQDGYDYVVVVGGDGTVNEVVNGMLAGGPGAHVPTLAVVPGGSANVFARTLGLSNNPIDATGQILEALQEGRSRSIGLGNVDGRWFVFAAGFGFDAEVIHKVELRRGRGKKATPHLYARTAVKNFYRSGLRKEPPMALHVPGQDPIDGLYLAVVSNTTPWTYFNSRPVQVSPEARFETALDVFALKRTRTPSTLRTLWQITRVDPQPRGKKVRSFHDLGAFTITSTEPIELQVDGDFAGLREIAHFTGVPNALRVIA from the coding sequence ATGCGCGCTCTGCTTCTGTCCAACCCGAAAGCCACCGCAACGTCCGGTCGAGTGCGAGAAGTCATCACTAGCGCGCTCGCTGCGGACCTCAAGTTGGACATTGTCCACACCACGCACCGCGGGCACGCGATCGAACTTGGCACCCAAGCGACCCAGGACGGTTATGACTACGTCGTCGTCGTCGGCGGCGACGGCACCGTAAACGAGGTCGTCAACGGGATGCTCGCGGGCGGCCCGGGCGCGCATGTGCCGACGCTCGCGGTCGTACCGGGCGGCTCAGCCAATGTCTTCGCCCGTACGCTCGGCCTGTCCAACAATCCGATCGATGCGACCGGCCAGATCCTCGAGGCGCTTCAGGAGGGTCGCAGCCGGTCGATTGGACTAGGCAATGTCGACGGTCGCTGGTTCGTCTTTGCCGCGGGGTTCGGATTCGACGCCGAGGTCATCCACAAGGTGGAGCTACGACGCGGCCGTGGCAAGAAGGCGACGCCGCACCTCTATGCGCGAACTGCGGTAAAGAACTTCTACCGGAGCGGGCTGCGCAAAGAGCCACCGATGGCGCTGCACGTCCCAGGTCAGGATCCAATCGACGGGCTGTATCTCGCCGTCGTCTCGAACACCACGCCATGGACCTATTTCAACTCGCGTCCGGTCCAGGTCTCACCCGAGGCGCGGTTCGAGACGGCCCTCGACGTGTTCGCCCTCAAGCGCACTCGCACGCCCTCGACGTTGCGCACCCTGTGGCAGATCACTCGCGTCGACCCCCAGCCACGCGGCAAGAAGGTGCGTTCCTTCCACGACCTCGGCGCGTTTACGATCACCTCGACCGAGCCTATAGAACTCCAGGTTGACGGCGACTTCGCCGGCCTACGGGAAATCGCGCACTTCACCGGCGTACCGAACGCGTTGCGAGTAATCGCCTGA
- a CDS encoding CDP-alcohol phosphatidyltransferase family protein, with product MHAEPHGRIRGAMRRRRRRRGGGFQLVSVTGAQVVRPHKLDAKTRSKAMLPSFLTLLNMMCGFVSVLLAFEGKHSLAAVLIGVAVVLDISDGAVARAVGSITPFGLQFDSLSDLISFGFGPAVLLFTWGLHPLGVWGWVLSGLWLGCAAVRLARFNVTIDPLADKRYFTGLPSPGAAGVVLATVFAFRGPFDGFEYAVPICAAVVPAILMVTSYRFKSFRALISPSKRGIWLSVALVVVLAVGFTFIPAITGCLVAYGYVAVAPLGWLTGPIRRRLFGPDSVAPPRHKLPSVFLPIDDDDEDDDEDDEDDEDDEDEDEDDEDDEDEANEDDLGTAGRHGPPDADPNDHYKGSRR from the coding sequence ATGCACGCCGAACCGCATGGGCGGATCCGCGGCGCGATGCGCCGACGCAGACGCCGCCGCGGCGGCGGCTTCCAACTTGTCTCGGTCACCGGAGCCCAGGTAGTACGCCCTCACAAGCTCGACGCGAAAACACGCTCCAAGGCGATGCTGCCGAGCTTCCTGACGCTGCTCAACATGATGTGTGGCTTCGTGTCCGTACTTCTCGCATTCGAGGGCAAACACTCCCTAGCGGCCGTTCTCATCGGGGTCGCCGTCGTACTTGACATCTCCGACGGCGCCGTCGCACGCGCCGTGGGCTCGATCACGCCCTTCGGATTGCAGTTCGACTCGCTGTCGGACTTGATTTCATTCGGTTTCGGCCCCGCGGTCCTGCTGTTCACCTGGGGACTGCATCCGCTCGGCGTGTGGGGATGGGTGTTGTCCGGGCTCTGGCTCGGCTGCGCGGCCGTGCGCCTCGCGCGCTTCAACGTGACGATCGACCCGCTTGCCGACAAGCGCTACTTCACGGGCTTGCCTAGCCCTGGGGCGGCCGGCGTCGTACTGGCCACCGTGTTCGCCTTCCGCGGCCCGTTCGACGGATTCGAGTACGCCGTACCGATCTGCGCGGCCGTGGTCCCGGCCATCCTCATGGTGACGTCTTACCGGTTCAAGTCCTTCCGCGCCCTCATCTCGCCGTCTAAGCGCGGGATCTGGTTGTCGGTAGCGCTGGTCGTCGTACTAGCGGTCGGGTTCACTTTCATCCCGGCCATCACCGGCTGCCTCGTCGCCTACGGATACGTGGCCGTAGCGCCACTCGGATGGCTAACCGGACCGATTCGCCGCCGGTTGTTCGGTCCGGACTCCGTCGCGCCTCCTCGCCACAAGCTGCCCTCGGTCTTCCTCCCGATCGACGACGATGACGAGGACGATGACGAGGACGACGAGGACGACGAGGACGACGAGGACGAGGACGAGGACGACGAGGACGACGAGGACGAAGCGAACGAGGACGACTTAGGTACCGCGGGGCGGCATGGTCCTCCAGACGCCGACCCTAACGACCACTACAAAGGATCACGCAGATGA
- a CDS encoding phosphatidylserine decarboxylase, with the protein MKIDRAGIPFIAAAALPATLALVARKKRTALALGALSAGVTAFFRDPERYPDLPVDIDSDIVVAPADGKVMHAGPPEPGVAPPGDWQQVSIFLSLADVHINRTPYGGTVTDVTYHPGKYLAAFTKESAVANERTDITVESRHGDATRTVIYRQIVGLLARRIVTRISVGDHIKTGQRIGLMKFGSRMDIFLPPEVPLLVAKGERVVAGESTLARWPVHSADQALGFAEDAH; encoded by the coding sequence GTGAAGATCGATAGAGCCGGAATCCCGTTCATCGCCGCGGCCGCACTACCGGCGACGCTCGCGCTTGTCGCCCGCAAGAAGCGCACCGCGCTGGCACTGGGCGCGCTGAGCGCCGGTGTAACCGCGTTTTTCCGTGACCCGGAACGCTATCCCGACCTGCCGGTCGATATCGACTCGGACATCGTCGTCGCCCCGGCCGACGGCAAGGTCATGCACGCCGGTCCGCCCGAGCCCGGCGTAGCGCCTCCCGGGGACTGGCAGCAGGTGAGTATCTTCCTGTCACTCGCCGATGTACACATCAATCGCACGCCGTACGGTGGCACCGTCACCGACGTGACGTACCACCCTGGCAAGTACCTCGCCGCATTCACGAAAGAGAGCGCCGTCGCCAACGAACGCACCGACATCACCGTCGAGAGCCGCCATGGTGACGCGACGCGGACGGTGATCTACCGACAGATCGTCGGGCTACTGGCACGCAGGATCGTCACTCGTATCAGCGTCGGCGACCACATCAAGACCGGCCAGCGGATTGGTCTCATGAAGTTCGGTTCGCGCATGGATATTTTCCTCCCCCCGGAGGTGCCGCTACTGGTCGCCAAGGGTGAACGGGTTGTCGCGGGCGAGAGCACGCTGGCTCGCTGGCCGGTGCACAGCGCCGATCAAGCCCTCGGGTTCGCCGAGGACGCGCACTGA